In Dryobates pubescens isolate bDryPub1 chromosome 26, bDryPub1.pri, whole genome shotgun sequence, a single window of DNA contains:
- the WFDC3 gene encoding WAP four-disulfide core domain protein 3: protein MPQGRCSDPQGEDKPGECPRVRPRQAPEPCAEQDSCAHDRDCPRQEKCCFSGCALHCARPAREHPGQCPRAEPCWDPWRRHRSQCLDDSVCGQGEKCCHTGCAWQCLAMPTESPGGPQCVAECQDDSQCPRGQRCTGTGCGRVCMDIPGGRVGVCPIPGEAGTCVDLCSFDEECPWGQKCCSNGCGHVCMPASLPGQALALGCDPLPS from the exons ATGCCACAGGGCAGGTGCTCAGACCCTCAGGGGGAAG ACAAACCTGGTGAGTGCCCGAGGGTGAGGCCGAGGCAGGCGCCGGAGCCGTGCGCGGAGCAGGATTCCTGCGCCCACGACAGGGACTGTCCCCGGCAGGAGAAGTGCTGCTTCTCCGGCTGTGCCCTGCACTGTGCCCGCCCTGCCCGAG AGCACCCCGGGCAGTGCCCCCGGGCAGAGCCATGCTGGGACCCCTGGCGCAGGCACAGGAGCCAGTGCCTGGATGACAGCGTCTGCGGGCAAGGGGAGAAGTGCTGCCACACCggctgtgcctggcagtgcctggccATGCCCACAG AGAGCCCGGGCGGGCCGCAGTGCGTGGCAGAGTGCCAGGACGACTCACAGTGCCCCCGCGGTCAGAGGTGCACCGGCACCGGCTGTGGCCGCGTCTGCAtggacatccctggag GCAGAGTGGGAgtgtgccccatccctggggaggcAGGGACGTGCGTGGACCTGTGCAGCTTTGACGAGGAGTGTCCCTGGGGCCAGAAGTGCTGCAGCAACGGCTGTGGCCACGTCTGCATGCCAGCCTCTCTGCCAGGTCAggccctggcactgggctgcgATCCCCtacccagctga